In Drosophila teissieri strain GT53w chromosome 2R, Prin_Dtei_1.1, whole genome shotgun sequence, the following proteins share a genomic window:
- the LOC122613750 gene encoding sodium/hydrogen exchanger 3 isoform X18 produces MSIRTEQDYDSATPALQQQMNLARRACWRIKTSSSESLFKTIVSAITDTDTEAPLPSKDKNKTRIEPQTAPANRNTSCTSSNWRGMISKRMLLICALVLILEIAQARPNTIAVGVASGKVSQDIVDAVTQLNLRRSTPVDAVDVGLDPTPSVRLLRAEPLKSGDQDGGESHKMERYPLSSVDFARVKTPFIIGIWILSASIAKIGFHMTPKLHLIFPESCLLIVVGVVIGVVLYFCTDVAVSPLTPNTFFFYMLPPIILDAGYFMPNRLFFDNLGTILLMAVVGTIFNIATIGGSLYACGKMGIYGESETPGLMDVFLFASLISAVDPVAVLAVFEEIHVNEILYIVVFGESLLNDAVTVVMYHMMESYNEIGLDKIIAQDIASGVGSFFVVALGGTAIGIIWGFLTGLVTRFTDHVRVIEPIFIFVMAYLAYLNAEIFHMSGILAITFCGITMKNYVESNISQKSHTTVKYALKMLSSSAETIIFMFLGVATVNNMHVWNTWFVVLTIAFCSVFRVIGVILLSALANRFRLHKLSRVDQFVMSYGGLRGAVAFALVLLVDENVVKQKNMFVTTTIAVIYFTVFLQGITIKPLVKILNVKRANKRKPTMNERIHERFMDHLMAGIEDIVGKTGNYNVRDKFKRFDNRFIRPLLIRDLKEINELHLLDHIPMQSYERALNKKKGASTSNADEQSRRQRRNSSISFRMNPFRNINDMI; encoded by the exons ATGAGCATCCGCACGGAGCAAGATTACGACAGTGCCACTCCGGCGCTGCAACAGCAAATGAATTTGGCCCGAAGAGCCTGCTGGAGGATCAAAACCTCCAGCTCGGAATCCCTCTTCAAAACTATAGTTTCTGCAataacagatacagatacagaagcACCACTACCATCgaaagataaaaacaaaacgagaatAGAGCCACAGACAGCGCCCGCAAACCGCAACACATCCTGCACATCCTCCAACTGGCGGGGTATGATCAGCAAAAGGATGCTGCTTATTTGCGCCCTAGTCCTGATCCTTGAAATTGCCCAGGCCCGGCCCAACACGATTGCTGTGGGAGTGGCTTCGGGAAAGGTCAGCCAGGATATTGTAGATGCGGTCACCCAGCTAAAT CTGCGCCGGTCGACGCCCGTCGATGCGGTGGATGTGGGCCTGGATCCAACGCCATCGGTGAGGCTGTTACGTGCCGAGCCATTGAAATCCGGTGACCAGGATGGCGGCGAAAGCCACAAAATGGAGCGGTATCCCCTCTCCAGTGTGGACTTTGCTCGTGTAAAGACGCCGTTCATCATCGGAATCTGGATCCTTTCGGCCAGTATAGCTAAAATCG GCTTCCATATGACGCCCAAACTGCATCTAATATTTCCGGAATCGTGCCTGCTAATTGTCGTGGGCGTGGTCATTGGCGTGGTGCTCTATTTCTGCACCGATGTTGCCGTCTCCCCGCTGACTCCCAATACCTTCTTCTTCTACATGCTGCCGCCGATTATCCTGGACGCAGGCTACTTTATGCCCAATAGATTGTTCTTCGACAACCTGGGCACCATCCTGCTGATGGCGGTGGTCGGAACCATCTTCAACATAGCCACCATCG GTGGCTCGTTGTACGCCTGCGGAAAGATGGGAATTTACGGGGAAAGCGAGACTCCGGGTCTAATGGACGTGTTTCTATTTGCCTCACTGATATCCGCCGTGGATCCGGTGGCCGTTTTGGCCGTATTCGAGGAGATACATGTGAACGAGATCCTGTACATTGTCGTCTTTGGCGAGTCCTTGCTGAACGATGCTGTCACG GTTGTGATGTACCACATGATGGAGTCCTACAATGAGATAGGCTTGGACAAAATCATCGCCCAGGACATCGCCAGCGGTGTGGGTTCCTTTTTTGTGGTTGCACTGGGTGGCACTGCCATAG GCATCATCTGGGGCTTTCTTACTGGCTTGGTGACCAGATTCACCGATCACGTGCGTGTCATAGAAcccattttcatatttgtgaTGGCGTACTTGGCCTATCTTAATGCGGAAATATTCCACATGAGCGGCATTTTAGC CATCACTTTCTGTGGTATCACAATGAAAAACTATGTGGAATCGAATATTTCACAAAAGTCGCATACGACTGTTAAATATGCCTTAAAGATGTTATCCAGTTCGGCGGAGACCATTATATTTATGTTCCTAGGCGTGGCCACTGTGAACAACATGCACGTATGGAATACGTGGTTTGTGGTATTGACCATTGCCTTCTGTTCAGTTTTTCGTGTAATTG GTGTCATTTTGCTATCGGCCCTTGCAAATCGCTTCCGTCTGCACAAATTGTCCCGGGTGGATCAGTTTGTGATGTCCTACGGAGGATTGCGTGGTGCTGTGGCCTTTGCCCTTGTACTGTTAGTGGACGAGAATGTGGTCAAGCAGAAGAACATGTTTGTTACCACAACGATAGCTGTGATTTACTTTACTGTCTTCCTGCAAGGAATCACTATTAAGCCGCTGGTGAAAATCCTTAATGTGAAGCGCGCTAATAAACGCAAGCCAACCATGAATGAGCGCATTCATGAACGG TTCATGGATCACTTGATGGCTGGAATTGAGGATATAGTGGGCAAAACGGGCAACTACAATGTGCGTGATAAGTTCAAGCGTTTTGACAATCGCTTCATTCGTCCGCTGCTGATCAGAGATCTTAAG GAAATTaatgaattgcatttattgGACCACATTCCCATGCAAAGCTATGAACGAGCATTGAACAAGAAGAAAGGGGCGAGTACATCAAATGCAGATGAACAGAGCCGAAGGCAACGTCGCAATTCAAGTATATCTTTCAGAATGAACCCTTTTAGAAACATAAATGATATGATTTAG